A part of Mustela erminea isolate mMusErm1 chromosome 9, mMusErm1.Pri, whole genome shotgun sequence genomic DNA contains:
- the FDXACB1 gene encoding ferredoxin-fold anticodon-binding domain-containing protein 1 isoform X1 — MAPRRLLLVGEGNFSFAAALSETLDSSTRVTATCLRRSADVAGNPVARENLRRLLERGTEVRFGVDCTQLADAFKPQHREFDRIYFNFPHCGRKAGVAKNRELLAKFFQSCKDVLADEGEVHVALCRGQGGTPADKPRREWHNSWQVVAMAALGGFILSDVHPFGCEAVPGYKCTGYRSQDKPFHVEGALNHIFTRSLPFEGSQPRIFRIKLGDRWFSFPEPEALVGKLNRGFLEAPSCHPVKTINEKLIAELGKAFPLKRLKCSFPLLPEGSPSVLTSWNCDRLSAAFWISLCEDNSNSESLTSGTTQDIEDFLELFSEFSLLKDSGRDSKQETHEEICGQTKVFLRPSLLVHVQAVIQAPDFLPGSVHVLSGPVFRKCRILPFTMPAFHETLFILGFNKNLKDSYLQSLLDHLKDTFDSLLNQTWLEGSKLSSSVEFVFQPNGNDYIINVKSHNFGSDCAKDLIIGSVTTSATSIVHRDQCFMFVSVNLDLLAMLVWGISDWRMLWTFDHRFLKHFVPGKIESFKSYSLYPPCYVHDISFWLDEKKEFDELEFHTVARAVSQDTVISIQFLSSFQHPETQQVSLCYRLTYQTCDKALTQQQVASVQSQFRKEIQQRLHVTPR; from the exons ATGGCCCCTCGGCGCCTCCTGTTGGTTGGGGAGGGTAATTTCTCCTTCGCCGCCGCTCTGAGCGAGACCCTGGATTCGAGCACCCGTGTAACCGCCACCTGCCTCCGGCGCTCGGCCGACGTGGCCGGGAATCCGGTGGCCCGGGAGAATCTGCGGCGCCTGCTCGAGCGAG GTACCGAGGTGCGTTTTGGTGTGGACTGCACCCAGCTGGCAGACGCCTTCAAACCGCAGCATAGGGAGTTTGAtcgaatttattttaattttccgcACTGTGGACGAAAAGCTGGAGTAGCTAAGAACCGGGAACTGCTTGCCAAGTTTTTCCAGAG CTGTAAGGATGTTCTTGCAGATGAAGGAGAAGTCCATGTGGCGTTGTGCAGAGGACAAGGTGGGACTCCTGCTGATAAGCCCAGGAGAGAATGGCACAACAGCTGGCAAGTGGTTGCCATGGCAGCTCTGGGGGGATTCATTTTAAGTGACGTGCATCCCTTTGGCTGTGAGGCTGTGCCAGGGTACAAGTGCACTGGATATAG GAGTCAAGATAAGCCCTTTCATGTAGAAGGTGCTTTGAACCATATCTTCACTCGGAGCTTACCCTTTGAAGGTTCACAACCCAGAATCTTCAGGATCAAACTGGGTGACCGGTGGTTTTCCTTTCCAGAACCAGAAGCGCTTGTAGGAAAGTTGAACAG AGGTTTCTTGGAAGCACCTTCATGTCATCCTGTCAAAACCATTAATGAGAAACTCATTGCTGAATTGGGCAAAGCTTTCCCTTTGAAGAGGCTGAAGTGTTCCTTCCCTTTGCTGCCAGAGGGAAGCCCTAGTGTTCTCACTTCCTGGAACTGTGACCGTTTGTCAGCGGCCTTTTGGATTAGTCTTTGTGAAGATAACTCAAATTCTGAGTCCCTGACTAGTGGGACAACACAAGACATAGAAGACTTCCTAGAGTTATTTTCAGAATTTAGCCTTCTCAAGGATTCTGGAAGAGATAGCAAGCAAGAAACTCATGAAGAAATCTGTGGCCAAACCAAGGTCTTCCTTAGACCTTCTCTCCTAGTTCATGTTCAGGCTGTCATCCAAGCACCAGACTTCCTCCCAGGTTCCGTGCACGTCCTCAGCGGACCTGTCTTTCGGAAGTGCCGCATCTTGCCTTTCACAATGCCAGCATTCCATGAGACTTTATTTATCCTTGGGTTTAATAAAAATCTGAAGGATAGTTATCTTCAGTCACTACTGGATCACCTGAAGGACACTTTCGATAGCCTTCTGAACCAGACATGGTTGGAGGGCTCTAAGCTGAGCAGTTCAGTGGAATTTGTCTTTCAACCAAACGGAAACGATTATATTATTAATGTGAAGTCTcataattttggctcagattgtgccAAGGATCTCATTATTGGGTCTGTCACTACATCTGCTACAAGCATTGTGCACAGGGACCAGTGTTTTATGTTTGTGTCTGTGAACTTGGACCTACTAGCCATGCTTGTCTGGGGTATCTCTGACTGGAGGATGTTGTGGACCTTTGACCATCGTTTCCTGAAGCATTTTGTTCCTGGGAAAATAGAATCCTTTAAAAGCTATTCCCTGTATCCCCCATGCTATGTGCATGATATTAGTTTTTGGTTAGATGAGAAGAAAGAATTTGATGAACTAGAGTTTCACACAGTGGCCCGAGCAGTGTCCCAGGACACTGTCATATCCATACAATTCCTTAGTAGTTTTCAGCATCCAGAGACTCAACAGGTCAGTCTCTGCTATAGATTGACTTACCAGACATGTGACAAGGCCCTCACTCAGCAGCAGGTGGCATCAGTGCAGTCCCAGTTTAGGAAGGAGATTCAGCAAAGACTACATGTAACACCTCGGTAG
- the FDXACB1 gene encoding ferredoxin-fold anticodon-binding domain-containing protein 1 isoform X2, giving the protein MAPRRLLLVGEGNFSFAAALSETLDSSTRVTATCLRRSADVAGNPVARENLRRLLERGTEVRFGVDCTQLADAFKPQHREFDRIYFNFPHCGRKAGVAKNRELLAKFFQSCKDVLADEGEVHVALCRGQGGTPADKPRREWHNSWQVVAMAALGGFILSDVHPFGCEAVPGYKCTGYRGFLEAPSCHPVKTINEKLIAELGKAFPLKRLKCSFPLLPEGSPSVLTSWNCDRLSAAFWISLCEDNSNSESLTSGTTQDIEDFLELFSEFSLLKDSGRDSKQETHEEICGQTKVFLRPSLLVHVQAVIQAPDFLPGSVHVLSGPVFRKCRILPFTMPAFHETLFILGFNKNLKDSYLQSLLDHLKDTFDSLLNQTWLEGSKLSSSVEFVFQPNGNDYIINVKSHNFGSDCAKDLIIGSVTTSATSIVHRDQCFMFVSVNLDLLAMLVWGISDWRMLWTFDHRFLKHFVPGKIESFKSYSLYPPCYVHDISFWLDEKKEFDELEFHTVARAVSQDTVISIQFLSSFQHPETQQVSLCYRLTYQTCDKALTQQQVASVQSQFRKEIQQRLHVTPR; this is encoded by the exons ATGGCCCCTCGGCGCCTCCTGTTGGTTGGGGAGGGTAATTTCTCCTTCGCCGCCGCTCTGAGCGAGACCCTGGATTCGAGCACCCGTGTAACCGCCACCTGCCTCCGGCGCTCGGCCGACGTGGCCGGGAATCCGGTGGCCCGGGAGAATCTGCGGCGCCTGCTCGAGCGAG GTACCGAGGTGCGTTTTGGTGTGGACTGCACCCAGCTGGCAGACGCCTTCAAACCGCAGCATAGGGAGTTTGAtcgaatttattttaattttccgcACTGTGGACGAAAAGCTGGAGTAGCTAAGAACCGGGAACTGCTTGCCAAGTTTTTCCAGAG CTGTAAGGATGTTCTTGCAGATGAAGGAGAAGTCCATGTGGCGTTGTGCAGAGGACAAGGTGGGACTCCTGCTGATAAGCCCAGGAGAGAATGGCACAACAGCTGGCAAGTGGTTGCCATGGCAGCTCTGGGGGGATTCATTTTAAGTGACGTGCATCCCTTTGGCTGTGAGGCTGTGCCAGGGTACAAGTGCACTGGATATAG AGGTTTCTTGGAAGCACCTTCATGTCATCCTGTCAAAACCATTAATGAGAAACTCATTGCTGAATTGGGCAAAGCTTTCCCTTTGAAGAGGCTGAAGTGTTCCTTCCCTTTGCTGCCAGAGGGAAGCCCTAGTGTTCTCACTTCCTGGAACTGTGACCGTTTGTCAGCGGCCTTTTGGATTAGTCTTTGTGAAGATAACTCAAATTCTGAGTCCCTGACTAGTGGGACAACACAAGACATAGAAGACTTCCTAGAGTTATTTTCAGAATTTAGCCTTCTCAAGGATTCTGGAAGAGATAGCAAGCAAGAAACTCATGAAGAAATCTGTGGCCAAACCAAGGTCTTCCTTAGACCTTCTCTCCTAGTTCATGTTCAGGCTGTCATCCAAGCACCAGACTTCCTCCCAGGTTCCGTGCACGTCCTCAGCGGACCTGTCTTTCGGAAGTGCCGCATCTTGCCTTTCACAATGCCAGCATTCCATGAGACTTTATTTATCCTTGGGTTTAATAAAAATCTGAAGGATAGTTATCTTCAGTCACTACTGGATCACCTGAAGGACACTTTCGATAGCCTTCTGAACCAGACATGGTTGGAGGGCTCTAAGCTGAGCAGTTCAGTGGAATTTGTCTTTCAACCAAACGGAAACGATTATATTATTAATGTGAAGTCTcataattttggctcagattgtgccAAGGATCTCATTATTGGGTCTGTCACTACATCTGCTACAAGCATTGTGCACAGGGACCAGTGTTTTATGTTTGTGTCTGTGAACTTGGACCTACTAGCCATGCTTGTCTGGGGTATCTCTGACTGGAGGATGTTGTGGACCTTTGACCATCGTTTCCTGAAGCATTTTGTTCCTGGGAAAATAGAATCCTTTAAAAGCTATTCCCTGTATCCCCCATGCTATGTGCATGATATTAGTTTTTGGTTAGATGAGAAGAAAGAATTTGATGAACTAGAGTTTCACACAGTGGCCCGAGCAGTGTCCCAGGACACTGTCATATCCATACAATTCCTTAGTAGTTTTCAGCATCCAGAGACTCAACAGGTCAGTCTCTGCTATAGATTGACTTACCAGACATGTGACAAGGCCCTCACTCAGCAGCAGGTGGCATCAGTGCAGTCCCAGTTTAGGAAGGAGATTCAGCAAAGACTACATGTAACACCTCGGTAG
- the C9H11orf1 gene encoding UPF0686 protein C11orf1 homolog isoform X2 — protein sequence MRSQAVTTAQGQTPGERQHLAYFLANPHYGSLINADGHAEVWTDWNDTSKFFQYGWRCTTNENAYSNCTLMGNWNQERYDLRNIVKPKPLPSQFGHYFETTYDTSYNNKMPLSTHRFKREPHWFPGHQPELDPPRYKCTEKSTYMTSYSEPQTGHHSPYMWNRSNCQFEGPRF from the exons ATGAGGTCACAAGCAGTCACTACCGCACAGGGACAGACCCCGGGAGAG AGACAGCACCTTGCCTATTTCCTAGCAAACCCACACTATGGCAGCCTCATTAATGCAGATGGCCATGCTGAAGTATGGACAGATTGGAATGATACATCCAAGTTTTTCCAGTATGGATGGAGATGTACCACCAATGAGAATGCCTATTCAAACTGTACCCTGATGGGAAACTGGAACCAGGAAAGATATGACCTAAGGAATATTGTGAAGCCCAAACCCTTGCCTTCCCAG tttggacACTACTTTGAAACAACATATGATACGAGCTACAACAACAAAATGCCACTTTCAACTCATA gaTTTAAGAGAGAGCCTCACTGGTTTCCAGGACATCAACCGGAACTGGATCCTCCTCGGTACAAATGCACAGAAAAGTCAACTTACATGACCAGCTACTCAGAGCCTCAAACTGGGCATCACTCCCCATATATGTGGAATCGTAGTAACTGCCAATTTGAGGGTCCACGGTtctaa
- the C9H11orf1 gene encoding UPF0686 protein C11orf1 homolog isoform X4 — MATVHCLCCSGFLQRQHLAYFLANPHYGSLINADGHAEVWTDWNDTSKFFQYGWRCTTNENAYSNCTLMGNWNQERYDLRNIVKPKPLPSQDLRESLTGFQDINRNWILLGTNAQKSQLT; from the exons ATGGCTACTGTCCATTGTCTCTGCTGCTCGGGATTTCTCCAG AGACAGCACCTTGCCTATTTCCTAGCAAACCCACACTATGGCAGCCTCATTAATGCAGATGGCCATGCTGAAGTATGGACAGATTGGAATGATACATCCAAGTTTTTCCAGTATGGATGGAGATGTACCACCAATGAGAATGCCTATTCAAACTGTACCCTGATGGGAAACTGGAACCAGGAAAGATATGACCTAAGGAATATTGTGAAGCCCAAACCCTTGCCTTCCCAG gaTTTAAGAGAGAGCCTCACTGGTTTCCAGGACATCAACCGGAACTGGATCCTCCTCGGTACAAATGCACAGAAAAGTCAACTTACATGA
- the C9H11orf1 gene encoding UPF0686 protein C11orf1 homolog isoform X3 has product MATVHCLCCSGFLQRQHLAYFLANPHYGSLINADGHAEVWTDWNDTSKFFQYGWRCTTNENAYSNCTLMGNWNQERYDLRNIVKPKPLPSQFGHYFETTYDTSYNNKMPLSTHRFKREPHWFPGHQPELDPPRYKCTEKSTYMTSYSEPQTGHHSPYMWNRSNCQFEGPRF; this is encoded by the exons ATGGCTACTGTCCATTGTCTCTGCTGCTCGGGATTTCTCCAG AGACAGCACCTTGCCTATTTCCTAGCAAACCCACACTATGGCAGCCTCATTAATGCAGATGGCCATGCTGAAGTATGGACAGATTGGAATGATACATCCAAGTTTTTCCAGTATGGATGGAGATGTACCACCAATGAGAATGCCTATTCAAACTGTACCCTGATGGGAAACTGGAACCAGGAAAGATATGACCTAAGGAATATTGTGAAGCCCAAACCCTTGCCTTCCCAG tttggacACTACTTTGAAACAACATATGATACGAGCTACAACAACAAAATGCCACTTTCAACTCATA gaTTTAAGAGAGAGCCTCACTGGTTTCCAGGACATCAACCGGAACTGGATCCTCCTCGGTACAAATGCACAGAAAAGTCAACTTACATGACCAGCTACTCAGAGCCTCAAACTGGGCATCACTCCCCATATATGTGGAATCGTAGTAACTGCCAATTTGAGGGTCCACGGTtctaa
- the C9H11orf1 gene encoding UPF0686 protein C11orf1 homolog isoform X1, whose protein sequence is MLFVDISAHISLHKGTWYEGYSIDFVPTCGKVARWVVTSKSWPPGHGDLCDLHSSIAWRTGRPRLVIPLPLKKMEQLNNTFCHFPTNSSNNTSHSASKCSSPVKRQHLAYFLANPHYGSLINADGHAEVWTDWNDTSKFFQYGWRCTTNENAYSNCTLMGNWNQERYDLRNIVKPKPLPSQFGHYFETTYDTSYNNKMPLSTHRFKREPHWFPGHQPELDPPRYKCTEKSTYMTSYSEPQTGHHSPYMWNRSNCQFEGPRF, encoded by the exons ATGCTATTTGTTGACATCAGTGCACACATCTCTCTTCACAAAGGTACATGGTATGAGGGCTACAGTATTGACTTTGTCCCTACCTGTGGAAAGGTGGCTAGGTGGGTGGTGACTTCCAAATCATGGCCTCCTGGCCATGGTGATCTGTGTGACCTACATTCCTCAATTGCTTGGAGAACGGGAAGGCCAAGATTGGTGATAcctcttcctttaaagaaaatggaacagCTGAATAATACTTTCTGTCACTTTCCCACAAATTCTTCAAACAACACAAGCCACTCAGCATCAAAATGCTCTTCTCCAGTGAAG AGACAGCACCTTGCCTATTTCCTAGCAAACCCACACTATGGCAGCCTCATTAATGCAGATGGCCATGCTGAAGTATGGACAGATTGGAATGATACATCCAAGTTTTTCCAGTATGGATGGAGATGTACCACCAATGAGAATGCCTATTCAAACTGTACCCTGATGGGAAACTGGAACCAGGAAAGATATGACCTAAGGAATATTGTGAAGCCCAAACCCTTGCCTTCCCAG tttggacACTACTTTGAAACAACATATGATACGAGCTACAACAACAAAATGCCACTTTCAACTCATA gaTTTAAGAGAGAGCCTCACTGGTTTCCAGGACATCAACCGGAACTGGATCCTCCTCGGTACAAATGCACAGAAAAGTCAACTTACATGACCAGCTACTCAGAGCCTCAAACTGGGCATCACTCCCCATATATGTGGAATCGTAGTAACTGCCAATTTGAGGGTCCACGGTtctaa